One Falsihalocynthiibacter arcticus DNA segment encodes these proteins:
- a CDS encoding efflux RND transporter permease subunit, with protein sequence MTGLVDWAAERARMVVAFIAISLIAGAAAYMNLPKEGEPDIEIPALFVSVPFPGISAEDSEALLVKPMETELSDLDGLKSMSATASEGYGGIALEFEFGWDKTKIIADVRDKMNTVEGNFPAGADKYSITEINFSEFPIIIVNLSGDLPERTLVRVGKQLQDKIEALEPVLEAALAGHRDEMVEVTIDPLRLEAYNVTAPELINVVVNNNQLIAAGEIETPNGAFSVKIPSSFNDAKDIFDLPVKTNGDRVVTLGDLADIRLTFEDRTGTARFNGETTVALQVVKRKGYNIIDTAAQVRAAVEEARAEWPEQLQAAVHVGASNDQSRTVGSMVSQLEGSVLTAIALVMIVVLASLGTRSALLVGFSIPTSFLLCFVLLGAMGITISNIVMFGLILAVGMLVDGAIVVVEYADRRIKEGVGPMHAFTEAAKRMFWPIVSSTATTLCAFLPMLFWPGVPGQFMGMLPVTLIFVLSASLVVALIYLPVLGGVFGRGSRIIEHVSAWLITKLPWFVRAAFVPFALYGLFLGMMQMLNPGYLFGGTAPTEGVMAIVPGALLFMISAFASSAFLGAAALPKREKKVRAGVRRSPFGLFIKFIVGNPIMPLVSVAAVIFVVMTTFQYFGENNKGVEFFVESEPEQAIIYVRQRGNLSLEEKDAALREAEEVIINETGVQSTFAFAGDGGLTQNDGGAGAPRDAIGQVQIELIPWEDRPTVKVPWFWGIERNAVDPEYDGNKVLERLEVKLAQIPGIKAEILNLSRGPGSGKPVHLRLKSDNWESLLVATEIARAKFEDTAGLADIDDTLPLPGIDWQIDVDVQKAGRYGADVATVGGMVQLVTRGILLDTMRVDTSDEEIEIRVRLPEADRVLSTLDSLRIRTSEGLVPLSNFTTRKPVAKLAQIDRIDQQRYFDVKAAVDSNLVKLVPQDTSQEGMETVVISEDQLELTRSNGTTYQSQVDAGDYKSIPVNPTERIETLTEWLDADGNLPQGVAWEWTGDQEEQAESGAFLMKAFAGALALMFVILLAQFNSFYNSILVLIAVVLSTTGVLIGMLVMGQAFSIIMTGTGIVALAGIVVNNNIVLIDTYQEYARYMPRIEAIIRTAQNRIRPVLLTTITTMAGLAPMMFGLSLDFINGGYSVNSPTALWWNQLATAVVFGLGIATILTLVFTPSMLAIRVWFWTYVSWLARLFAMLSMGRSSKAAQDWALQSAARKIHAPELDWTRLTLPQGDGFEEEPAEDIDLSELESVLEKAGKAPAPKQDYLREADVDAASNDGEHQNGVAKKDGPPLKAAE encoded by the coding sequence ATGACTGGTTTAGTCGATTGGGCCGCCGAACGCGCCCGCATGGTGGTTGCCTTTATCGCGATTTCCCTGATCGCGGGGGCCGCCGCCTATATGAACCTACCCAAGGAGGGCGAGCCGGATATTGAAATTCCGGCTCTTTTTGTTTCTGTCCCCTTCCCCGGAATTTCCGCCGAAGACAGCGAAGCCCTGTTGGTTAAGCCAATGGAAACCGAACTGTCCGATTTGGATGGCCTCAAATCCATGTCCGCCACCGCCTCTGAGGGCTATGGCGGCATTGCGCTTGAGTTTGAGTTTGGCTGGGACAAGACCAAAATCATTGCCGATGTGCGCGACAAGATGAACACTGTTGAGGGGAATTTCCCCGCTGGGGCGGATAAATACTCCATCACCGAGATCAACTTTTCTGAATTTCCGATCATCATTGTGAATCTATCTGGCGATTTACCAGAGCGCACCTTGGTGCGTGTTGGCAAGCAGCTTCAGGATAAAATCGAAGCCCTTGAACCGGTGCTGGAAGCGGCCCTTGCGGGGCATCGCGACGAGATGGTCGAAGTGACCATCGACCCGTTGCGCCTTGAGGCCTATAACGTGACCGCGCCCGAATTGATCAACGTTGTGGTTAACAACAACCAACTGATCGCAGCGGGGGAAATCGAAACCCCTAATGGCGCATTTTCGGTGAAAATCCCCTCAAGCTTCAACGATGCCAAAGACATTTTCGACCTGCCTGTCAAAACCAACGGCGACCGTGTTGTGACCCTTGGCGACCTCGCGGATATCCGTCTGACGTTCGAAGATCGCACCGGAACAGCTCGTTTTAACGGGGAAACAACGGTCGCGTTGCAAGTGGTGAAACGCAAAGGCTATAACATTATCGACACCGCCGCACAGGTGCGCGCCGCCGTTGAAGAGGCCCGCGCTGAGTGGCCCGAACAGTTGCAAGCCGCCGTCCATGTCGGCGCGAGCAACGACCAATCGCGCACCGTGGGCTCGATGGTGAGCCAGCTTGAAGGCTCGGTTCTCACGGCGATTGCGCTGGTGATGATCGTTGTACTCGCGTCGCTTGGCACGCGCTCCGCCCTTCTGGTGGGCTTCTCAATCCCCACATCGTTCCTCCTGTGTTTCGTGCTTTTGGGCGCGATGGGGATCACCATTTCCAACATCGTGATGTTTGGTTTGATCCTCGCCGTGGGGATGCTGGTGGATGGCGCGATTGTGGTCGTGGAATACGCCGACCGGCGTATCAAAGAGGGCGTCGGCCCGATGCACGCCTTTACCGAGGCCGCCAAACGCATGTTCTGGCCCATCGTCAGTTCCACCGCGACCACGCTCTGTGCGTTCCTACCGATGCTGTTTTGGCCCGGCGTTCCCGGCCAATTCATGGGCATGTTGCCCGTCACTTTGATCTTCGTGCTTTCGGCCTCCCTTGTAGTTGCCCTCATCTACCTGCCCGTCCTTGGCGGTGTGTTTGGCCGTGGGTCGCGGATCATTGAACATGTCTCGGCGTGGCTGATCACTAAACTCCCGTGGTTTGTGCGCGCGGCTTTCGTGCCTTTCGCGCTCTACGGGTTGTTCTTGGGCATGATGCAAATGCTCAACCCCGGATATCTGTTTGGCGGCACGGCCCCAACCGAGGGCGTGATGGCCATTGTTCCAGGGGCTTTGCTCTTTATGATCTCGGCCTTTGCCAGCTCGGCGTTCCTCGGAGCTGCGGCCCTGCCCAAACGCGAGAAAAAGGTGCGCGCAGGTGTGCGCCGCTCGCCTTTCGGCCTGTTTATCAAATTCATCGTGGGCAACCCGATCATGCCTTTGGTCTCGGTCGCCGCCGTGATTTTCGTGGTGATGACCACCTTCCAATACTTTGGCGAAAACAACAAAGGCGTCGAGTTTTTTGTTGAAAGCGAACCCGAGCAGGCGATCATTTACGTGCGCCAACGCGGTAACCTATCGCTTGAGGAAAAAGACGCCGCCCTGCGCGAGGCCGAAGAGGTTATTATCAATGAAACCGGTGTGCAAAGCACCTTTGCCTTCGCGGGTGACGGCGGCCTGACCCAAAACGACGGTGGCGCGGGCGCACCGCGTGACGCCATCGGTCAGGTGCAAATCGAGCTGATCCCGTGGGAAGACCGCCCCACCGTCAAAGTGCCATGGTTTTGGGGCATCGAACGCAACGCCGTCGACCCTGAATATGATGGCAATAAGGTGCTGGAGCGCCTCGAAGTCAAACTCGCCCAAATTCCGGGTATCAAAGCCGAAATCCTGAACTTGTCGCGCGGTCCGGGCTCCGGAAAACCTGTGCATCTGCGCCTGAAATCCGACAATTGGGAATCGCTTCTTGTTGCAACAGAAATCGCACGCGCGAAGTTTGAAGACACGGCGGGTCTGGCCGATATTGACGACACGCTTCCCCTTCCGGGGATTGATTGGCAGATCGACGTGGACGTCCAAAAAGCCGGCCGTTACGGCGCGGATGTGGCCACCGTTGGCGGCATGGTTCAGCTGGTAACGCGCGGTATTTTGCTCGACACCATGCGGGTCGATACCAGCGACGAGGAAATCGAAATTCGGGTGCGTTTACCCGAAGCGGACCGCGTTCTTTCGACCTTGGATAGCCTGCGTATTCGCACCTCCGAAGGCCTTGTCCCGCTGTCGAATTTCACCACCCGTAAGCCCGTGGCAAAGCTGGCACAGATCGACCGGATTGATCAGCAACGGTATTTCGATGTGAAAGCTGCAGTTGATTCCAACCTCGTCAAACTGGTCCCTCAGGACACCTCGCAAGAGGGCATGGAAACCGTTGTGATAAGTGAGGACCAACTTGAATTGACACGTTCAAACGGGACCACCTATCAGTCGCAGGTTGACGCGGGTGATTACAAATCAATCCCCGTAAATCCCACCGAGCGCATCGAAACCCTCACCGAATGGCTCGACGCTGACGGCAATTTGCCCCAGGGGGTTGCATGGGAATGGACGGGCGATCAAGAAGAGCAAGCGGAGTCCGGCGCCTTCCTGATGAAAGCTTTTGCGGGCGCTTTGGCCTTGATGTTTGTGATCCTACTGGCGCAATTCAACAGCTTCTATAACTCCATTTTGGTGCTCATCGCGGTGGTTCTTTCGACCACTGGCGTGCTCATCGGGATGCTGGTTATGGGGCAAGCGTTCTCGATTATTATGACCGGAACGGGGATCGTGGCCTTGGCGGGAATCGTGGTGAACAACAACATTGTGTTGATCGACACCTATCAGGAATACGCACGCTACATGCCGCGCATTGAAGCGATCATCCGCACAGCGCAGAACCGTATTCGCCCTGTGTTGCTGACTACAATCACCACGATGGCGGGCCTTGCGCCGATGATGTTTGGCCTGTCGCTCGACTTCATCAACGGTGGCTATTCCGTCAACAGCCCCACTGCCCTTTGGTGGAACCAACTGGCGACGGCGGTGGTCTTTGGCCTTGGGATTGCAACCATTCTAACGCTTGTGTTCACCCCGTCAATGCTCGCCATTCGGGTGTGGTTCTGGACCTATGTAAGCTGGCTCGCGCGCCTGTTTGCGATGCTGTCGATGGGGCGCAGCAGCAAGGCCGCACAGGATTGGGCCCTCCAATCTGCCGCCCGTAAAATCCACGCTCCCGAACTGGACTGGACCCGCCTGACCTTGCCGCAAGGCGACGGCTTTGAAGAGGAACCCGCCGAGGATATCGACCTCAGCGAACTTGAGAGCGTCCTTGAGAAAGCCGGCAAAGCGCCGGCCCCAAAGCAGGATTACCTGCGCGAAGCGGATGTCGATGCAGCAAGCAATGATGGCGAACACCAGAACGGGGTCGCCAAAAAAGATGGCCCCCCGTTAAAAGCTGCAGAGTAA
- a CDS encoding efflux RND transporter periplasmic adaptor subunit: protein MRPLPVISAILVSVFLFLLVFERDRLLGFAFKDDTPAVVEETVEASDQTASVALIETINTENANPLVSVVALRSVAQPVENAVLLRGQTEAARKVEIRSEVTGLIISEPLRKGGYIEKGQLLCEVEIGTRASVLADAEGNLERANAAVPEANARLAEANARLSEAKINDTAAKRLSEGGFASDTRVASSAAAYESALAGVQGAKASVSAAESGIKSAVARVVAAERDIERLRILAPFSGMLETDTAELGTLMQPGALCTTVVLLDPIKLVGFVPETDVERIKVGAMSGARLASGVDAVGRVSFLSRTADSATRTFRVEVIVPNADLAIRDGQTVEIVVSSAGSDAHLLPASSLTLNDEGALGVRVVEDQNVVKFLEVSVLRDSVDGIWVLDLPQEVSVITSGQEYVIDGVTVAVTYREPS, encoded by the coding sequence ATGCGTCCATTACCCGTAATTTCCGCCATTTTGGTGAGTGTATTTTTATTTTTACTCGTATTTGAACGCGACAGACTCTTGGGATTTGCCTTTAAAGATGACACACCCGCCGTCGTAGAAGAAACGGTTGAGGCGAGTGATCAGACCGCCTCCGTGGCCCTAATCGAAACAATAAACACAGAAAACGCCAACCCGTTGGTCTCTGTCGTTGCGTTACGCTCTGTTGCCCAGCCAGTTGAAAATGCGGTCTTACTGCGCGGCCAAACCGAAGCGGCCCGCAAAGTTGAAATCCGCTCCGAAGTCACTGGATTGATTATCTCCGAACCCCTGCGCAAGGGTGGCTACATCGAAAAAGGCCAGCTTTTGTGCGAAGTCGAGATTGGCACCCGCGCCTCTGTCCTCGCGGATGCCGAGGGCAATCTTGAGCGCGCAAATGCCGCCGTCCCTGAAGCCAATGCGCGCCTCGCCGAGGCCAATGCACGCCTTTCTGAAGCAAAAATTAACGACACCGCCGCCAAACGTCTTTCTGAGGGTGGATTTGCCTCCGATACACGGGTGGCCTCCAGCGCCGCCGCGTATGAAAGCGCGCTCGCGGGTGTTCAGGGCGCAAAAGCCTCCGTTTCCGCCGCCGAATCTGGAATCAAATCGGCCGTGGCCCGTGTGGTTGCCGCCGAGCGGGATATCGAACGTCTGCGTATTTTAGCCCCCTTCTCGGGCATGTTGGAAACAGACACCGCCGAGCTTGGCACCCTGATGCAACCGGGCGCTCTGTGTACTACGGTCGTATTGCTTGATCCGATTAAGCTGGTCGGGTTTGTTCCGGAAACCGATGTGGAACGCATCAAAGTTGGGGCCATGTCCGGCGCACGTTTGGCCTCGGGTGTTGACGCCGTTGGCCGCGTGTCGTTCCTGTCGCGCACCGCCGATAGCGCGACCCGCACCTTCCGCGTGGAGGTGATCGTGCCGAACGCAGATCTCGCCATCCGCGACGGCCAAACGGTGGAGATCGTGGTATCCTCCGCGGGGTCGGACGCGCATTTATTGCCCGCCTCGTCCTTGACCCTGAATGACGAAGGTGCCCTTGGGGTTCGGGTTGTCGAAGACCAAAACGTGGTGAAATTTTTGGAAGTGTCCGTTTTACGCGACAGCGTCGATGGGATTTGGGTCTTGGACCTTCCCCAAGAAGTGAGCGTGATTACGTCAGGCCAAGAATATGTCATTGATGGTGTGACCGTCGCGGTGACCTATAGGGAGCCAAGCTGA
- a CDS encoding PQQ-like beta-propeller repeat protein gives MNPVLPKFALESAKTTSVFAPSRFGLKKAAHLFAGLAMVALLAACAKDEVILPGERIGLRAPFGAQEPATAMVVETRAEVTLPPAPSFSARRPVTNSAWTHSNGSPQHHIDHPALAQTIRPLWSVDIGEGDSRKYRISTTPVAKDGRIFTMDSQSLVMAHNTSGALLWKRNLTPITDSPEDVSGGGLAISGDILVATTGFGEMVALDVKTGGEVWAQRVDANIASPPTILNGLVYAISRNNVAWAVNLSDGRVKWQLANAPSVSGIIGGAAPAATNDVAIFPFSTGEMIATFPQGGVRLWSTTISGRRVDSAYAGITDITSEPVILGNTVYAGNASGRTIKFNRANGDVVWTAQEGAYGPVWPEGNSVFLVNDQSALVRLSAATGETLWKVDLPYFVEEKIKKRKTIYAHYGPVLAGGRLWVGSSDGVLRSFDPQNGQLLSTVPLPEGATTAPIVVNNTLYIVTGDGALRAYR, from the coding sequence ATGAACCCAGTGCTACCGAAATTTGCACTCGAGTCCGCCAAAACAACTTCTGTTTTCGCGCCCTCACGGTTCGGACTCAAAAAGGCCGCGCATCTTTTTGCGGGGCTTGCTATGGTAGCTTTGTTGGCGGCCTGTGCCAAGGATGAAGTTATTCTTCCGGGCGAGCGGATTGGTTTGCGCGCGCCTTTTGGCGCTCAAGAGCCTGCAACCGCAATGGTTGTCGAAACCCGCGCCGAAGTCACGCTTCCGCCAGCGCCCAGCTTTTCGGCGCGTCGCCCCGTGACCAACAGCGCGTGGACCCATTCCAACGGGTCCCCACAACACCACATTGACCACCCTGCCTTGGCCCAAACCATACGCCCCCTTTGGAGTGTGGATATCGGCGAGGGTGACAGTCGGAAGTACCGGATTTCAACCACCCCCGTCGCCAAAGACGGCCGCATTTTCACCATGGACAGCCAATCACTGGTCATGGCGCATAACACCAGCGGCGCGCTCCTTTGGAAGCGCAACCTGACGCCGATCACAGATTCGCCCGAGGATGTTTCCGGCGGCGGTCTGGCGATTTCGGGCGACATCTTGGTCGCCACAACGGGGTTTGGCGAGATGGTGGCACTGGATGTGAAAACCGGTGGCGAAGTCTGGGCACAACGCGTGGACGCAAATATCGCAAGCCCTCCGACAATCTTAAACGGCTTGGTTTATGCTATTTCGCGCAACAACGTGGCTTGGGCCGTTAACCTGAGCGACGGGCGCGTCAAATGGCAATTGGCCAATGCGCCAAGCGTATCCGGCATCATTGGCGGCGCGGCCCCTGCGGCAACAAATGATGTCGCGATCTTCCCGTTCAGCACGGGCGAAATGATCGCCACCTTCCCGCAAGGCGGCGTCCGTCTGTGGAGCACGACGATTTCTGGCCGTCGCGTCGACTCAGCCTACGCGGGCATCACTGACATCACCAGCGAGCCTGTGATCCTTGGCAATACGGTCTATGCGGGGAATGCTTCTGGGCGCACGATTAAATTCAACCGCGCCAACGGCGATGTCGTTTGGACCGCGCAAGAGGGGGCTTATGGTCCCGTTTGGCCTGAGGGCAACTCGGTGTTTCTGGTCAACGATCAATCCGCACTCGTGCGATTGAGTGCGGCGACGGGCGAAACCTTGTGGAAAGTTGATCTGCCCTATTTTGTTGAGGAAAAGATCAAGAAACGCAAAACAATCTATGCCCATTACGGCCCTGTCCTTGCGGGCGGACGCCTTTGGGTGGGGTCGAGCGATGGCGTGCTACGCTCCTTTGATCCGCAAAACGGCCAGCTTTTATCGACGGTCCCGCTGCCTGAAGGGGCAACCACAGCGCCAATCGTCGTCAACAACACACTCTATATCGTCACCGGCGATGGGGCTTTGCGCGCCTATCGCTAG
- the der gene encoding ribosome biogenesis GTPase Der, translating into MSFTLAIVGRPNVGKSTLFNRLVGKRLALVDDQPGVTRDLREGAARLGDLNFTVIDTAGLEEATDESLQGRMRALTERAVSMADICLFVIDARVGVTSTDRVFAEILRKKNAHVIVAANKAEGNAAEGGVLEAYSLGLGEPLRLSGEHGEGMSDLYSMLLPISEELAAKTYSAEPEVDVDVSDDDEEEGPRVPTKEQPLQIAICGRPNAGKSTLVNQLLGEERMLVGPEAGITRDAISVQTVWEGTPVRVFDTAGMRKRAKVQEKLEKLSVSDGIRAVKFAEVVVVLLDVEIPFETQDLKLADLVEREGRAVVIAVNKWDTEPDKQSKLKQLRESLELHLPQLRGVPMVTISAKTGKGMDRLHEAIMKAHDVWNTRITTSHLNRWLMAMVEAHPPPAPSGRRIKLRYMTQVKTRPPGFVVMCSLPEKLPESYSRYLVNGLRLDFEMPGTPIRLHMRSQASQNPFKDKKKSTPSRLRKHLGKPTAKKTW; encoded by the coding sequence ATGAGCTTTACCCTTGCCATCGTGGGCCGCCCGAATGTGGGCAAATCCACTTTGTTTAACCGTTTGGTCGGTAAACGTCTTGCGTTGGTGGATGACCAACCGGGCGTCACACGAGACCTGCGCGAAGGTGCCGCGCGGCTTGGTGATTTGAACTTCACCGTCATTGACACGGCGGGCCTTGAAGAAGCCACCGACGAGAGCCTTCAGGGACGCATGCGTGCGTTGACCGAACGCGCCGTCAGCATGGCTGACATCTGTCTGTTCGTGATTGATGCGCGGGTTGGCGTGACCTCAACCGACCGAGTTTTCGCCGAAATCCTGCGCAAAAAGAACGCGCATGTTATTGTTGCCGCGAATAAGGCCGAGGGAAACGCCGCCGAAGGGGGCGTGCTTGAGGCCTATTCTTTGGGCCTTGGCGAGCCTCTTCGGCTATCTGGTGAACACGGCGAAGGCATGTCGGATTTGTATTCGATGTTGCTGCCGATTTCCGAGGAACTTGCCGCCAAGACCTATTCGGCCGAGCCAGAAGTCGATGTTGACGTCTCGGATGATGACGAAGAAGAAGGTCCCCGCGTTCCGACCAAAGAACAGCCGCTGCAAATCGCGATTTGTGGCCGTCCCAATGCGGGTAAGTCCACCCTTGTGAACCAGCTTTTGGGCGAGGAGCGGATGCTTGTTGGTCCAGAGGCGGGGATCACGCGCGATGCGATCTCGGTGCAGACCGTTTGGGAAGGCACACCTGTGCGCGTGTTTGATACGGCCGGCATGCGCAAACGCGCTAAGGTGCAGGAAAAGCTTGAGAAACTCTCGGTTTCCGACGGTATTCGCGCCGTTAAATTTGCCGAAGTTGTGGTGGTTTTGCTGGATGTTGAAATCCCGTTTGAGACCCAAGACCTGAAGCTTGCCGACCTTGTGGAACGCGAGGGGCGCGCGGTTGTTATCGCGGTTAATAAATGGGATACGGAACCGGATAAACAATCTAAACTCAAGCAGTTACGCGAAAGTCTTGAGTTGCACCTACCGCAATTGCGCGGCGTGCCGATGGTAACGATTTCGGCCAAAACCGGCAAGGGCATGGACCGTCTGCACGAAGCGATCATGAAGGCCCATGATGTTTGGAACACACGGATTACGACAAGTCACTTGAACCGTTGGCTTATGGCGATGGTTGAGGCGCATCCGCCGCCCGCACCGTCGGGTCGTCGGATCAAATTACGGTATATGACACAGGTGAAAACCCGTCCTCCAGGGTTTGTGGTGATGTGTAGCCTGCCGGAAAAATTGCCCGAAAGTTATTCTCGCTATCTTGTCAATGGGTTACGGCTCGACTTTGAAATGCCAGGGACTCCGATCCGTCTGCATATGCGCAGTCAGGCGTCGCAGAATCCGTTTAAGGATAAGAAGAAATCGACGCCGTCTCGTTTGCGTAAGCACCTTGGGAAACCGACCGCTAAGAAGACTTGGTAG
- the serS gene encoding serine--tRNA ligase, whose amino-acid sequence MHDIRQIRENPAAFDAAMARRGLSSLSSEILAVDTARREKIMAAEEALATRNKASKEVGAAKARGDDAEFERLRALVSEKKAEIATLEEESKIEDARLRDMLMVIPNIVADDVPEGADESENQEMHTWGALPTYDFAPKEHFELSGTAASLDFETAGKISGARFVMLKGAVARVHRALAQFMLDTHVDENGLTEINPPVLVRDDAMTGTDKLPKFGEDSYQTTNGWWLVPTAEVPLTYSVAEGTLAAEDLPRRMVAHTLCFRSEAGSAGRDTSGMLRQHQFEKVEMVSIMHPDDSDAELERMTKCAEGILEKLVLPYRTVKLCTGDIGFGAKRTYDIEVWLPGQNAYREISSCSTTGDFQARRMNARFKPADGGKPEFVHTLNGSGLAVGRCLIAVLENGQQADGSVTLPAVLRPYLGGKTRITSEGALA is encoded by the coding sequence ATGCACGACATTCGCCAAATCCGCGAAAATCCCGCCGCTTTTGATGCCGCCATGGCACGTCGAGGCCTGTCGTCTTTGTCCTCCGAAATCCTCGCCGTTGATACCGCCCGCCGTGAGAAGATCATGGCCGCCGAAGAGGCCCTCGCGACCCGCAACAAGGCCAGCAAAGAAGTTGGCGCGGCCAAGGCCCGTGGCGACGACGCCGAATTTGAGCGCCTCCGCGCGCTCGTATCCGAGAAAAAGGCAGAAATCGCCACCCTCGAAGAAGAATCCAAGATTGAGGACGCCCGCCTGCGCGACATGTTGATGGTCATCCCCAATATCGTAGCCGACGATGTACCCGAGGGCGCAGACGAGAGCGAAAACCAAGAAATGCACACATGGGGCGCCCTCCCCACCTATGATTTCGCCCCCAAGGAACATTTTGAGTTGTCCGGCACCGCCGCCTCCCTCGATTTCGAAACCGCTGGCAAAATCTCGGGCGCGCGTTTCGTGATGCTCAAAGGTGCCGTCGCCCGCGTCCACCGCGCTCTCGCCCAATTCATGCTCGACACCCATGTCGATGAAAACGGCCTGACCGAAATCAACCCGCCCGTTCTGGTCCGCGACGACGCCATGACAGGCACCGATAAATTGCCAAAATTCGGCGAGGACAGCTACCAAACGACCAACGGCTGGTGGCTCGTGCCAACCGCCGAAGTCCCCCTCACCTATAGCGTCGCCGAAGGCACCCTCGCCGCCGAAGACCTGCCCCGCCGCATGGTCGCGCATACCTTGTGTTTCCGCTCCGAAGCTGGCTCCGCAGGCCGCGACACCTCTGGCATGTTGCGCCAACATCAGTTCGAAAAAGTCGAGATGGTCTCAATCATGCATCCCGACGACTCCGACGCCGAACTTGAACGCATGACAAAATGCGCCGAGGGCATCCTTGAGAAGCTCGTTCTGCCCTATCGCACCGTCAAACTCTGCACAGGCGACATCGGTTTCGGCGCAAAACGCACCTATGACATCGAAGTGTGGCTCCCCGGTCAAAACGCCTACCGCGAGATCAGCTCTTGCTCCACCACAGGCGATTTCCAAGCCCGCCGCATGAACGCCCGCTTCAAACCTGCGGACGGCGGCAAACCCGAATTCGTCCACACCCTAAACGGCTCCGGCCTCGCCGTCGGACGCTGCCTCATTGCGGTCCTCGAAAACGGCCAACAAGCCGACGGCTCCGTCACCCTCCCCGCCGTTTTGCGCCCCTACCTTGGCGGCAAAACCCGCATCACCTCCGAGGGCGCTTTGGCCTAA
- a CDS encoding pentapeptide repeat-containing protein, with product MSDSVPPFTITFPFDENTGTVFFAVLAVLALSFAVYGILQMPTTANRNRDWKQQGIEILFVFLIPVWICLMGFVIWTLISLAASFPDYSEGDDLRWHALALVGLMTSLAGLIGTPFVFLRAQTTERHTVATEQGLITDRITKAVEQIGAVKTVIKDDKSSTLPNIEVRIGGLYALENIAQQNLEVHIQIMDILCAYVRENLSNKIDNKPGELSTMTDTSPLPKAGERLLPDDVSVVFKIISRRSKPQKKKEESRLNSEGQRYVFDFSTCNFIHYRLWWLSFDNCRFWYCDFSGATFFRNEIQNSDFMAANFSSTTFNSVKAENTKFHIVATDDLEIEHTSFLGCQFFKFDFAPTRISNDTQFDGSQFSSEWNVVTALTDEQKETALGIGNFDPTDGHIPKHWTTVEATNNKVDDYWREWQKTNGSQPK from the coding sequence ATGAGTGATTCCGTCCCGCCTTTTACGATTACCTTTCCCTTTGATGAGAACACGGGAACGGTTTTCTTCGCCGTCCTAGCGGTTCTCGCGCTCAGCTTCGCAGTCTATGGCATCCTGCAAATGCCCACCACGGCAAACCGCAACCGCGACTGGAAGCAACAAGGCATCGAAATCCTGTTTGTCTTCCTCATCCCCGTCTGGATTTGCCTCATGGGATTTGTGATCTGGACTCTGATTAGTCTCGCAGCAAGTTTCCCAGACTATTCCGAAGGCGACGACCTCCGCTGGCACGCCCTAGCCCTTGTCGGCCTCATGACCTCCCTCGCAGGCCTCATCGGCACACCCTTCGTGTTTCTACGCGCCCAAACAACCGAGCGGCACACCGTTGCCACAGAACAAGGCCTCATAACGGACCGAATCACCAAAGCCGTCGAGCAAATCGGCGCAGTTAAAACGGTAATAAAAGACGACAAATCAAGCACCCTACCAAACATAGAAGTCCGCATCGGCGGCCTCTATGCCTTAGAGAACATCGCCCAACAAAATTTGGAGGTTCACATCCAAATCATGGACATTCTCTGCGCCTATGTACGGGAAAACTTAAGCAATAAGATAGACAACAAACCGGGTGAATTAAGCACCATGACGGACACTTCTCCCCTCCCAAAGGCGGGAGAAAGGCTCTTGCCTGATGACGTTTCTGTCGTTTTTAAAATCATTTCACGAAGATCAAAGCCTCAAAAGAAAAAAGAGGAAAGCAGGCTAAACTCAGAGGGCCAGCGTTACGTATTTGACTTTAGTACCTGTAACTTTATCCACTATCGACTTTGGTGGCTAAGCTTTGATAATTGTCGGTTTTGGTATTGTGATTTCTCTGGAGCAACTTTTTTCCGTAATGAAATTCAAAATTCCGACTTCATGGCGGCCAATTTCAGTAGTACCACCTTCAATTCAGTAAAGGCTGAAAACACTAAATTCCATATCGTCGCAACAGACGACCTTGAGATAGAGCACACGAGTTTTCTAGGATGCCAGTTTTTTAAATTTGATTTCGCCCCGACTCGGATTTCTAATGACACACAATTCGATGGTAGCCAGTTCTCAAGTGAGTGGAACGTTGTCACTGCCCTAACTGATGAACAAAAAGAAACGGCCTTAGGCATTGGAAATTTTGATCCAACTGATGGCCACATTCCCAAACATTGGACAACTGTTGAAGCCACAAACAATAAGGTAGACGACTACTGGCGTGAATGGCAAAAAACCAACGGTTCCCAACCCAAATAA
- the yajC gene encoding preprotein translocase subunit YajC, whose translation MFVTPAYAQAAGGSSSAILQFVPLIAIFAIMYFLMIRPQQKKLKEHKAMVAALHRGDQVVTQGGLIGKVSKVKDNNEVEVELAEGVKVRVVQSTIAQVLNKTEPAK comes from the coding sequence ATGTTCGTGACCCCTGCATATGCCCAAGCCGCTGGTGGCTCTTCCAGTGCTATCTTGCAATTTGTGCCCCTCATCGCGATTTTCGCCATCATGTATTTCCTGATGATCCGCCCCCAGCAAAAGAAGCTCAAAGAGCACAAAGCGATGGTTGCGGCGCTGCACCGTGGCGACCAAGTGGTCACACAGGGCGGTTTGATCGGCAAGGTTTCCAAGGTTAAAGATAACAATGAAGTTGAAGTTGAATTGGCCGAGGGCGTAAAAGTGCGCGTGGTTCAATCGACGATCGCGCAGGTTTTGAACAAGACAGAACCAGCTAAATAA